In Alosa alosa isolate M-15738 ecotype Scorff River chromosome 19, AALO_Geno_1.1, whole genome shotgun sequence, a genomic segment contains:
- the matn3b gene encoding matrilin-3b isoform X17, whose amino-acid sequence MMMLCSCGCFIYCLLMLILGVEGTYRHYGYQPQQMYADRPSARAFKQNFLHNVQAQQGAINAGAHGNNYRFYGYHHYHKPARMWPPFAYQQPTASPPAPAQPVGTQSSTSPIHWATTTAPTEMCKSRPLDLVFIIDSSRSVRPAEFEKVKVLLSDVVDTLDIGPDATQVAVVNYASTVKIEFLLNTYSNKGDLKQALARIDPLATGTMTGLAIKTAMDEAFTEVSGARHTSRNIAKVGIILTDGRPQDTVEEVSAAARASGIEIYAVGVDRADMQSLRLMASQPVDEHVFYVESFGVIEKLTSKFRETLCGFDRCALGHDCQHICISSNASYNCKCREGYVLNEDKKTCSQMDNNCVPGQPCPPTCVLVDGSLECTCPEGYALSGDNETCLPMESNNCVPGQPCPPTCVLVDGTLKCTCPEGYALSDDNETCLPMDDNCKPGQPCLPACVTVDGSLKCTCPEGYALSDDNETCLLTENSCVPGQPCPPLCVTVNGSLKCTCPDGYTLSDDNACLQEVQGTVTEDPCMCEAQIAFQRKVQATIQDLTSRLAEVTRKVEEFQGMR is encoded by the exons ATGATGATGTTATGCTCGTGCGgttgttttatttattgccTCTTAATGTTAATACTTGGGGTCGAGGGAACATACAGACATTATGGATACCAACCACAACAGATGTACGCGGACCGACCTTCTGCACGAGCCTTTAAACAGAATTTCTTACACAACGTGCAAGCGCAACAAGGTGCCATCAATGCAGGAG CACATGGCAATAACTATAGGTTTTATGGCTACCATCATTATCACAAGCCTGCGCGGATGTGGCCCCCATTCGCATACCAGCAGCCCACAgcttctcctccagctcctgctcAACCAGTCGgtacccagagcagcacctCCCCCATCCACTGGGCTACCACAACAG CACCGACGGAGATGTGCAAGAGTCGCCCTCTCGACCTGGTCTTCATCATAGACAGCTCACGCAGTGTGCGCCCTGCTGAGTTTGAGAAGGTAAAGGTCCTTCTGTCAGACGTGGTGGACACTCTGGACATAGGCCCTGACGCCACACAGGTGGCGGTGGTCAATTATGCAAGCACAGTAAAAATCGAATTCCTGCTAAACACCTATTCCAACAAGGGTGACCTGAAACAGGCACTGGCACGAATCGACCCGCTTGCCACAGGCACAATGACTGGCTTGGCCATCAAGACGGCCATGGACGAGGCCTTCACCGAAGTGTCCGGGGCCCGGCACACCTCCAGAAACATCGCCAAGGTGGGCATCATTCTCACCGATGGGAGGCCCCAGGACACGGTGGAAGAGGTGTCTGCGGCAGCCCGTGCCTCTGGGATTGAGATCTATGCTGTGGGCGTGGACAGAGCGGACATGCAGTCTCTACGTCTCATGGCCAGTCAGCCTGTTGATGAGCATGTTTTTTATGTGGAGTCCTTCGGGGTCATTGAGAAACTCACCTCCAAGTTCAGGGAGACTCTATGTG GCTTTGACCGCTGTGCCCTTGGACATGACTGCCAACACATATGTATCAGCAGCAATGCTTCATACAACTGCAAGTGTCGGGAGGGATATGTCTTGAATGAAGACAAGAAAACATGTTCAC AAATGGACAACAACTGTGTTCCTGGACAGCCATGCCCACCTACATGTGTGTTAGTCGACGGTTCACTAGAGTGCACATGTCCAGAGGGATATGCCTTGAGTGGCGACAACGAAACATGCTTAC CAATGGAGAGCAACAACTGTGTTCCTGGTCAGCCATGCCCACCTACATGTGTGTTAGTCGACGGTACACTGAAGTGCACATGTCCAGAGGGATATGCCTTGAGTGACGACAACGAAACATGCTTAC CCATGGATGACAACTGCAAGCCTGGACAGCCATGTCTGCCTGCATGTGTGACTGTCGATGGGTCACTGAAGTGCACATGTCCAGAAGGATATGCATTGAGTGACGACAACGAAACATGCTTAC TGacagagaacagctgtgttcctGGACAGCCATGTCCGCCTTTATGTGTGACCGTCAATGGCTCACTAAAGTGCACATGTCCAGATGGCTATACCTTGAGTGATGACAACGCATGCTTAC
- the matn3b gene encoding matrilin-3b isoform X18 has translation MMMLCSCGCFIYCLLMLILGVEGTYRHYGYQPQQMYADRPSARAFKQNFLHNVQAQQGAINAGAHGNNYRFYGYHHYHKPARMWPPFAYQQPTASPPAPAQPVGTQSSTSPIHWATTTAPTEMCKSRPLDLVFIIDSSRSVRPAEFEKVKVLLSDVVDTLDIGPDATQVAVVNYASTVKIEFLLNTYSNKGDLKQALARIDPLATGTMTGLAIKTAMDEAFTEVSGARHTSRNIAKVGIILTDGRPQDTVEEVSAAARASGIEIYAVGVDRADMQSLRLMASQPVDEHVFYVESFGVIEKLTSKFRETLCGFDRCALGHDCQHICISSNASYNCKCREGYVLNEDKKTCSQMDNNCVPGQPCPPTCVLVDGSLECTCPEGYALSGDNETCLPMESNNCVPGQPCPPTCVLVDGTLKCTCPEGYALSDDNETCLPMDDNCKPGQPCLPACVTVDGSLKCTCPEGYALSDDNETCLQEVQGTVTEDPCMCEAQIAFQRKVQATIQDLTSRLAEVTRKVEEFQGMR, from the exons ATGATGATGTTATGCTCGTGCGgttgttttatttattgccTCTTAATGTTAATACTTGGGGTCGAGGGAACATACAGACATTATGGATACCAACCACAACAGATGTACGCGGACCGACCTTCTGCACGAGCCTTTAAACAGAATTTCTTACACAACGTGCAAGCGCAACAAGGTGCCATCAATGCAGGAG CACATGGCAATAACTATAGGTTTTATGGCTACCATCATTATCACAAGCCTGCGCGGATGTGGCCCCCATTCGCATACCAGCAGCCCACAgcttctcctccagctcctgctcAACCAGTCGgtacccagagcagcacctCCCCCATCCACTGGGCTACCACAACAG CACCGACGGAGATGTGCAAGAGTCGCCCTCTCGACCTGGTCTTCATCATAGACAGCTCACGCAGTGTGCGCCCTGCTGAGTTTGAGAAGGTAAAGGTCCTTCTGTCAGACGTGGTGGACACTCTGGACATAGGCCCTGACGCCACACAGGTGGCGGTGGTCAATTATGCAAGCACAGTAAAAATCGAATTCCTGCTAAACACCTATTCCAACAAGGGTGACCTGAAACAGGCACTGGCACGAATCGACCCGCTTGCCACAGGCACAATGACTGGCTTGGCCATCAAGACGGCCATGGACGAGGCCTTCACCGAAGTGTCCGGGGCCCGGCACACCTCCAGAAACATCGCCAAGGTGGGCATCATTCTCACCGATGGGAGGCCCCAGGACACGGTGGAAGAGGTGTCTGCGGCAGCCCGTGCCTCTGGGATTGAGATCTATGCTGTGGGCGTGGACAGAGCGGACATGCAGTCTCTACGTCTCATGGCCAGTCAGCCTGTTGATGAGCATGTTTTTTATGTGGAGTCCTTCGGGGTCATTGAGAAACTCACCTCCAAGTTCAGGGAGACTCTATGTG GCTTTGACCGCTGTGCCCTTGGACATGACTGCCAACACATATGTATCAGCAGCAATGCTTCATACAACTGCAAGTGTCGGGAGGGATATGTCTTGAATGAAGACAAGAAAACATGTTCAC AAATGGACAACAACTGTGTTCCTGGACAGCCATGCCCACCTACATGTGTGTTAGTCGACGGTTCACTAGAGTGCACATGTCCAGAGGGATATGCCTTGAGTGGCGACAACGAAACATGCTTAC CAATGGAGAGCAACAACTGTGTTCCTGGTCAGCCATGCCCACCTACATGTGTGTTAGTCGACGGTACACTGAAGTGCACATGTCCAGAGGGATATGCCTTGAGTGACGACAACGAAACATGCTTAC CCATGGATGACAACTGCAAGCCTGGACAGCCATGTCTGCCTGCATGTGTGACTGTCGATGGGTCACTGAAGTGCACATGTCCAGAAGGATATGCATTGAGTGACGACAACGAAACATGCTTAC